A section of the Mastomys coucha isolate ucsf_1 unplaced genomic scaffold, UCSF_Mcou_1 pScaffold15, whole genome shotgun sequence genome encodes:
- the Bhlhe23 gene encoding class E basic helix-loop-helix protein 23 — protein sequence MAELKSLSGDSYLALSHSYTATGHAYTAARGPETTRGFGASGPGGDLPAAPASRVPAATVESSGEQSGDEDEAFERRRRRRGSGVAVDARRRPREQRSLRLSINARERRRMHDLNDALDGLRAVIPYAHSPSVRKLSKIATLLLAKNYILMQAQALEEMRRLVAYLNQGQGLAAPVAATPLTPFGQAAVYPFSAGAALGPCPDKCATFSGSPSALCKHCGEKP from the coding sequence ATGGCCGAGCTCAAGTCGCTGTCGGGGGACTCGTACCTGGCGCTGAGCCACAGCTACACGGCGACCGGCCACGCCTACACTGCGGCGCGCGGACCGGAGACGACACGCGGCTTCGGTGCATCGGGTCCGGGTGGCGACCTCCCCGCGGCTCCTGCTTCTCGCGTCCCCGCCGCGACGGTCGAGAGCAGCGGCGAGCAGAGCGGCGACGAGGACGAAGCCTTCgagaggcggcggcggcgacgaGGGTCCGGGGTTGCGGTGGACGCACGGCGGCGGCCCCGGGAGCAGCGCTCGCTGAGGCTCAGCATCAATGCGCGCGAGCGGCGACGCATGCACGACCTGAACGACGCGCTGGACGGGCTGCGCGCAGTCATCCCCTACGCGCACAGCCCGTCGGTGCGCAAGCTCTCCAAGATCGCCACGCTTCTGCTGGCCAAGAACTACATCCTCATGCAGGCGCAGGCCCTGGAAGAGATGAGGCGCTTGGTGGCATACCTCAACCAAGGCCAGGGCCTCGCGGCGCCGGTGGCCGCTACGCCTCTGACGCCCTTTGGCCAGGCAGCGGTTTACCCGTTCTCAGCGGGCGCCGCGCTCGGGCCCTGCCCAGACAAGTGTGCCACCTTCTCAGGATCGCCCTCAGCACTTTGCAAACACTGCGGCGAGAAGCCCTGA